Proteins from one Neodiprion fabricii isolate iyNeoFabr1 chromosome 5, iyNeoFabr1.1, whole genome shotgun sequence genomic window:
- the LOC124183951 gene encoding trichohyalin-like, whose protein sequence is MELAEPVQVQLEQLVHMELARPVLVQREQLVRTEQEQPVRTELAQPVLEQQEQLGHTEQEQPVLVQQEQLVRTEQEQPVLVRPEQQVRTEPAQPVLVQQEQLVRTELAELVHTELEQPVLVQQEQLVHTDLAQPVLVRPGQQVRTELAQPVLEQQEQLEHTEQEQPVLVQQEQLVRTELAELVPVQREQLVHTELARPVLVQQEQLVPVQQEQLEHMELAQPVPVQQERQVRVQLEHLVQVQQEQPVQLEQLVPVQQEGLVHTELAQPALVQREQLVHTELEQPVLVRQEQLVHTELERLVHTELAQPVPVQQEQLVPVQQEQPVQVQQEQLVRVRQAQPVPVRQEQLVQVQQEQLVPVQQEQPVQVQQELLVQVQQAQLVPVQREQLVRVRQAQPVPVQQEQLVPVQREQLVHTELAQPVLVQQEQLVHTELAQLVHTELEQPVLVQQERLVHTELAQPALVQREQLVRTELAQPVLVQQEQLVHTELAQPVLVQQEQLVHTELEQLVHTELAQLVLVRPEQLAHTELEQPVPVQQEQLVHTELAQPVPVQQEQLVRVRRAQLVLVRQEQLVRVRQAQPVPVRQEQLVRVRQAQPVPVRQEQLVPVQQEQPVQVQQEQLVQVQQEQLVRVQREQLAPVQQAQLVHMELAQPVLVRQEQLVHTELAQLVPVQREQLVHTELEQPVLVRQERLVHTELAQLVPVQQEPLVHTELAQPVPVQREQLVHTELGQPVLVQQERLVHTELAQPALVQQEQLVHTELARPVPVQREQLVHTELEQPVLVQREQLAHTELEQPALVQREQLVHTELAQPVLVQREQLEHTGQERLVHTELEQPVLVQQEQLAHTELEQLVHTELAQLVLVQQEQLVRVRQAQPVPVRQEQLVLVQREQLVHTELAQPVLVQREQLEHTGQERLVHTELARPVPVQREQLVHTELEQPVLVQQEQLVRVQQAQPVPVQQEQLVRVRQAQPVLVRQEQLVHTVAAQPVLVPQEQLAHTELAQLVLVQQEQLVHTEQEQLVHTEQEQLVHTELAQPVLVQQELPVHMELEQLVHTEQEQLVRTELAQPVLVQQEQPVHTEQELLVHMELAQLVLVQQEQLVHTEQERLVHTELAQPVPVQQEQLVHTELEQPVLVQQEQLVHTEQERLVLTELAQPVPVQQELQVRVQQVQLVLAQLEHPVQVQQGHQVPVQLERLVQVQQEQLAPVQPEQPVLVLQEQQVRVQQEQLVHTELAQPVLVQQEQLVHTEQEQLVHTEQEQLVHTEQEQLVRTELAQPVLVQQEQLVHTEQEQLVHTELAQPVLVQQEQLVHTELAQLVLVQQERPVRVQQERLVRVQQAQQVRAQQALPVPVQQEQPVPVQPEQLVQVQQDLPAQVQQERPVRVQQERLARAQQAQLVPVQPEQLVQVQQDLPALVQQERLVRVQQEQQVRVQQAQQVRVQQAQPVPVQQEQLVQVQQEELVLVQQEQLVRVQQEEPVPVQQEQLVRVQQEEPVLVQQEELVLVQQEEPVLVQQEEPVLVQQEEPVVVQPVVDHRRPKPPPQSQNSPLQPVQQDRNQICPMLQDVAHIITTITIFQRNIIMNLTWHSHRFIYHH, encoded by the exons ATGGAGCTGGCGGAGCCGGTGCAGGTGCAGCtggagcagctggtgcataTGGAGCTGGCGCGGCCGGTGCTGGTGCAGCGGGAGCAGCTGGTGCGTACGGAGCAGGAGCAGCCG GTGCGTACGGAGCTGGCGCAGCCGGTGCTGgagcagcaggagcagctgggGCATACGGAGCAGGAGCAGCCGGTgctggtgcagcaggagcagctggtgcgtACGGAGCAGGAGCAGCCGGTGCTGGTGCGGCCGGAGCAGCAGGTGCGTACGGAGCCGGCGCAGCCGGTgctggtgcagcaggagcagctggtgcgtACGGAGCTGGCGGAGCTGGTGCATACGGAGCTGGAGCAGCCGGTgctggtgcagcaggagcagctggtgcataCGGATCTGGCGCAGCCGGTGCTGGTGCGGCCGGGGCAGCAGGTGCGTACGGAGCTGGCGCAGCCGGTGCTGgagcagcaggagcagctggaGCATACGGAGCAGGAGCAGCCGGTgctggtgcagcaggagcagctggtgcgtACGGAGCTGGCGGAGCTGGTGCCGGTGCAGcgggagcagctggtgcataCGGAGCTGGCGCGGCCGGTgctggtgcagcaggagcagctggtgccggtgcagcaggagcagctggaGCATATGGAGCTGGCGCAGCCGGTgccggtgcagcaggagcGGCAGGTGCGGGTGCAGCTGGAGCATCTGGTGCAGGTGCAGCAG gagcagccgGTGcag CTGGAGCAGCTGGTGCCGGTGCAGCAGGAGGGGCTGGTGCATACGGAGCTGGCGCAGCCGGCGCTGGTGCAGcgggagcagctg GTGCATACGGAGCTGGAGCAGCCGGTGCTGGTGcggcaggagcagctggtgcataCGGAGCTG GAGCGGCTGGTGCATACGGAGCTGGCGCAGCCGGTGCCG gtgcagcaggagcagctggtgccggtgcagcaggagcagccgGTGcaggtgcagcaggagcagctggtgcggGTGCGGCAGGCGCAGCCGGTGCCGGTGcggcaggagcagctggttcaagtgcagcaggagcagctggtgccggtgcagcaggagcagccgGTGCAGGTGCAGCAGGAGCTGCTGGTGCAAGTGCAGCAGGCGCAGCTGGTGCCG GTGCAGCGGGAGCAGCTGGTGCGGGTGCGGCAGGCGCAGCCGGTGCCG gtgcagcaggagcagctggtgccgGTGCAGcgggagcagctggtgcatacggagctggcgcagccggtgctggtgcagcaggagcagctggtgcataCGGAGCTGGCGCAGCTG gtgcatacggagctggagcagccggtgctggtgcagcaggagcGGCTGGTGCATACGGAGCTGGCGCAGCCGGCGCTGGTGCAGCGGGAGCAGCTGGTGCGTACGGAGCTGGCGCAGCCGGTgctggtgcagcaggagcagctggtgcataCGGAGCTGGCGCAGCCGGTGCTG gtgcagcaggagcagctggtgcataCGGAGCTG gagcagctggtgcataCGGAGCTGGCGCAGCTGGTGCTGGTGCGGCCGGAGCAGCTGGCGCATACGGAGCTGGAGCAGCCGGTgccggtgcagcaggagcagctggtgcataCGGAGCTGGCGCAGCCGGTgccggtgcagcaggagcagctggtgcgaGTGCGGCGGGCGCAGCTGGTGCTG GTGcggcaggagcagctggtgcggGTGCGGCAGGCGCAGCCGGTGCCG GTGcggcaggagcagctggtgcggGTGCGGCAGGCGCAGCCGGTGCCGGTGcggcaggagcagctggtgccggtgcagcaggagcagccgGTGcaggtgcagcaggagcagctggtgcaggtgcagcaggagcagctg gTGCGGGTGCAGCGGGAGCAGCTGGCGCCGGTGCAGCAGGCGCAGCTGGTGCATATGGAGCTGGCGCAGCCGGTGCTGGTGcggcaggagcagctggtgcataCGGAGCTGGCGCAGCTGGTGCCGGTGCAGcgggagcagctggtgcataCGGAGCTGGAGCAGCCGGTGCTGGTGCGGCAGGAGCGGCTGGTGCATACGGAGCTGGCGCAGCTGGTgccggtgcagcaggagcCGCTGGTGCATACGGAGCTGGCGCAGCCGGTGCCGGTGCAGcgggagcagctggtgcatacggagctggggcagccggtgctggtgcagcaggagcGGCTGGTGCATACGGAGCTGGCGCAGCCGGCgctggtgcagcaggagcagctg GTGCATACGGAGCTGGCGCGGCCGGTGCCGGTGCAGcgggagcagctggtgcataCGGAGCTGGAGCAGCCGGTGCTGGTGCAGCGGGAGCAGCTGGCGCATACGGAGCTGGAGCAGCCGGCGCTGGTGCAGcgggagcagctggtgcataCGGAGCTGGCGCAGCCGGTGCTGGTGCAGCGGGAGCAGCTGGAGCATACGGGGCAGGAGCGGCTGGTGCATACGGAGCTGGAGCAGCCGGTgctggtgcagcaggagcagctggcGCATACGGAGCTG gagcagctggtgcataCGGAGCTGGCGCAGCTGGTGCTG gtgcagcaggagcagctggtgcggGTGCGGCAGGCGCAGCCGGTGCCGGTGcggcaggagcagctg GTGCTGGTGCAGcgggagcagctggtgcataCGGAGCTGGCGCAGCCGGTGCTGGTGCAGCGGGAGCAGCTGGAGCATACGGGGCAGGAGCGGCTGGTGCATACGGAGCTGGCGCGGCCGGTGCCGGTGCAGcgggagcagctggtgcatacggagctggagcagccggtgctg gtgcagcaggagcagctggtgcggGTGCAGCAGGCGCAGCCGGTGCCG gtgcagcaggagcagctggtgcggGTGCGGCAGGCGCAGCCGGTGCTGGTGcggcaggagcagctggtgcataCGGTGGCGGCGCAGCCGGTGCTGGTGCcgcaggagcagctg GCGCATACGGAGCTGGCGCAGCTGGTgctggtgcagcaggagcagctggtgcatacggagcaggagcagctggtgcatacggagcaggagcagctggtgcatacggagctggcgcagccggtgctggtgcagcaggagcTGCCGGTGCATATGGAGCtggagcagctggtgcatacggagcaggagcagctggtgcgtACGGAGCTGGCGCAGCCGGTgctggtgcagcaggagcagccgGTGCATACGGAGCAGGAGCTGCTGGTGCATATGGAGCTGGCGCAGCTGGTgctggtgcagcaggagcagctggtgcataCGGAGCAGGAGCGGCTGGTGCATACGGAGCTGGCGCAGCCGGTgccggtgcagcaggagcagctggtgcatacggagctggagcagccggtgctggtgcagcaggagcagctggtgcataCGGAGCAGGAGCGGCTGGTGCTTACGGAGCTGGCGCAGCCGGTgccggtgcagcaggagcTGCAGGTGCGGGTGCAGCAGGTGCAGCTGGTGCTAGCGCAGCTGGAGCATCCGGTGCAGGTGCAGCAGGGGCATCAGGTTCCAGTGCAGCTGGAGCGGCTGGTGcaggtgcagcaggagcagctggcGCCAGTGCAGCCGGAGCAGCCGGTGCTGGTGCTGCAGGAGCAGCAGGTGcgggtgcagcaggagcagctg GTGCATACGGAGCTGGCGCAGCCGGTgctggtgcagcaggagcagctggtgcatacggagcaggagcagctggtgcatacggagcaggagcagctggtgcatacggagcaggagcagctggtgcgtACGGAGCTGGCGCAGCCGGTgctggtgcagcaggagcagctggtgcatacggagcaggagcagctggtgcatacggagctggcgcagccggtgctggtgcagcaggagcagctggtgcataCGGAGCTGGCGCAGCTGGTGCTG GTGCAGCAGGAGCGGCCGGTGCGGGTGCAGCAGGAGCGGCTGGTGCGGGTGCAGCAGGCGCAGCAGGTTCGGGCGCAGCAGGCGCTGCCGGTgccggtgcagcaggagcagccgGTTCCAGTGCAGCCGGAGCAGCTGGTGCAGGTGCAGCAGGATCTGCCGGCGCAGGTGCAGCAGGAGCGGCCGGTGCGGGTGCAGCAGGAGCGGCTGGCGCGGGCGCAGCAGGCGCAGCTGGTTCCAGTGCAGCCGGAGCAGCTGGTGCAGGTGCAGCAGGATCTGCCGGCgctggtgcagcaggagcGGCTGGTGcgggtgcagcaggagcagcaggTTCGGGTGCAGCAGGCGCAGCAGGTTCGAGTGCAGCAGGCGCAGCCGGTgccggtgcagcaggagcagctggtgcagGTGCAGCAGGAGGAGCTAGTTctggtgcagcaggagcagctggttcGGGTGCAGCAGGAGGAGCCAGTgccggtgcagcaggagcagctggtgcgaGTGCAGCAGGAGGAGCCAGTTCTGGTGCAGCAGGAGGAGCTAGTTCTGGTGCAGCAGGAGGAGCCAGTTCTGGTGCAGCAGGAGGAGCCAGTTCTGGTGCAGCAGGAGGAGCCAGTGGTGGTGCAGCCGGTGGTGGATCATCGTCGTCCGAAACCTCCACCTCAGTCACAGAACAGTCCACTGCAGCCGGTGCAGCAGGATCGGAATCAAATCTGTCCCATGCTGCAGGATGTGGCGCACATcatcaccaccatcaccatATTCCAAAGGAATATTATTATGAACCTCACATGGCATTCGCATAGATTCATTTACCACCATTGA